Proteins encoded within one genomic window of Humulus lupulus chromosome 1, drHumLupu1.1, whole genome shotgun sequence:
- the LOC133823304 gene encoding uncharacterized protein LOC133823304 encodes MKNEFTFLSMLILGPKQPGNDIDVYKEPLIDELLELWKGVYTYDASTKKFFNLKAMLLWTINDFLAYGNLAGCATKGKYGCPICGENSNVVWLKHSKKMSFCNHIRFLPQHHPYRKKKYTTARARERASQCPTILTAVEVAKQLSEFTNDFGKGRKRGCGSEFDKGWKKKSIFFRLPYWEILVVCQNLDVMHVEKNVCESILNTLLDCKGKSKDHYNSRLDLTKMGIMTHLHPYEEEGITRLPAAAYTLSKSDKKLFCKRLFDLKFPYGYSYKISNCVDMEKHKLTGLKSHACHVIMQQLLVIAVRGLMEEGCREIILRLCRFFHELCQRVVDKEEIIKLELESAEIVYKLEQYFPCFSFDPMIHLVVHLAREVRLCGPVQFRWMYHFERYMKVFKGFVSNYARPEGCIANRYLAVECVCFCETFLKHNDNQDSTEIKENPLSAGECFELGQGDITIAYRYVLFNLDIVAPFLNIHMDELKEMHKNLKDNQTLLWNRHSEGFPLWFYDKVTL; translated from the coding sequence ATGAAGAATGAATTCACATTTCTTTCTATGTTGATTCTTGGACCAAAACAACCTGGGAATGATATAGATGTTTATAAGGAGCCCTTAATAGATGAGTTACTAGAATTATGGAAAGGTGTGTATACATATGATGCTTCTACAaaaaagttttttaatttaaaggCCATGTTGTTGtggaccataaatgattttcTAGCTTATGGAAACTTAGCTGGATGTGCGACTAAAGGGAAGTATGGTTGTCCTATATGTGGAGAGAactcaaatgttgtttggttgaagcatagcAAGAAGATGTCTTTTTGCAATCATATTCGATTTCTTCCACAACATCACCCATATcgaaagaagaaatatacaactgctagggcaagggaaagagcaTCACAATGTCCAACTATATTAACAGCTGTTGAAGTAGCTAAGCAATTAAGTGAATTCACTAATGATTTTGGCAAGGGTAGAAAGAGGGGTTGTGGTTCAGAGTTTGATAAAGGATGGAagaaaaagtcaattttttttaggCTCCCTTATTGGGAGATCTTGGTTGTTTGTCAAAACttggatgttatgcatgttgaaaaaaatgtttgtgaaagcattcTTAACACATTATTGGATTgcaaaggaaaatctaaagatcaTTACAACTCGAGATTAGATTTGACAAAAATGGGCATTATGACTCATCTCCACCCATATGAAGAAGAAGGAATTACTCGTCTTCCTGCTGCAGCTTACACTTTGTCAAAATCAGATAAGAAGTTATTTTGTAAGAGactatttgacttgaaatttccTTATGGATATAGTTATAAGATTAGCAATTGTGTAGATATGGAGAAACATAAGCTAACAGGACTTAAATCTCATGCATGTCATGTGATTATGCAACAATTGTTAGTTATTGCTGTAAGGGGTTTAATGGAGGAAGGTTGCAGAGAGATAATCCTTCGACTTTGTAGGTTTTTCCATGAATTGTGTCAAcgtgtggttgataaggaggaGATTATAAAATTGGAATTAGAATCTGCAGAAATTGTCTACAAACTGGAACAATATTTCCCATGTTTTTCctttgatccaatgattcacttggttgtCCATTTAGCGCGAGAAGTCAGACTTTGCGGTCCGgtgcaatttcgatggatgtaccattttgagagGTATATGAAAGTATTCAAAGGATTTGTATCAAATTATGCACGACCAGAAGGATGTATTGCAAATCGCTATCTTGCTGTTGAATGTGTATGCTTTTGTGAGACCTTTTTGAAGCATaatgataatcaagatagtaCTGAAATTAAAGAAAATCCACTATCAGCTGGAGAATGCTTTGAACTTGGCCAAGGGGATATAACAATAGCCTACCGGTATGTGTTATTCAACTTAGATATTGTAGCACCATTTCTCAATATCCATatggatgagctgaaagaaatGCACAAAAACTTGAAGGATAATCAAACTTTGCTGTGGAATCGACATTCTGAAGGGTTCCCCCTATGGTTTTATGATAAGGTTACACTCTAA